The following are from one region of the Betta splendens chromosome 15, fBetSpl5.4, whole genome shotgun sequence genome:
- the LOC114841969 gene encoding indoleamine 2,3-dioxygenase 2-like, which yields MEASMRETLEAHLDDFDISEDLGFVLEDPLTTLPDYYRVWMDLANNLTHLIESHKLRDRVHEMPVLSPHLLNNHRELMLAHLALGFISMGYVWQEGQHSPAQVLPKALALPYWLVSRRLGLPPILTYADSVLANWKLKNPAGDMEIENMDLIFSFPGGDSSKGFFLVSLLVEMAASSGLMGVLEVMRAGSDLVGVHKGLAKVTQSLKKMKEVFKIMHKHVDPDVFHGTLRIFVSGWRDNPMLPGGLVYEGVSNEPILLSGGSAAQSSAIQCFDALLGVHHAEDTGAYLTRMRDYMPPAHRQLIETLSVLPSLRDFILACSSPDLCQAYNTCVSALVDLRSYHLNTVTKYIIVPGNSARTTGCPLRGAGDALKATGTGGTNLMSFLKSVRNTTQNVLIPERPSMFREV from the exons ATGGAGGCCAGCATGAGAGAAACCCTGGAGGCGCACCTCGATGATTTTGATATTTCTGAAGATCTGGGATTCGTCCTTGAAGATCCACTG ACTACCCTTCCAGACTATTATCGGGTGTGGATGGACCTGGCGAATAATCTCACACATCTGATTGAGTCACATAAACTTCGGGACCGGGTCCATGAG ATGCCGGTTCTGAGTCCCCACCTGCTGAACAATCACCGGGAGCTCATGCTGGCTCACCTGGCGCTGGGGTTCATCAGCATGGGGTACGTTTGGCAGGAAGGACAGCATTCACCTGCTCAG GTTCTTCCCAAGGCGCTGGCGTTGCCCTACTGGCTCGTCTCTCGCAGGCTTGGACTTCCACCCATCCTGACCTACGCAGATTCAGTTTTAGCCAACTGGAAATTGAAGAATCCTGCAGG CGATATGGAAATTGA GAACATGGACTTGATCTTTTCATTCCCCGGTGGCGACAGCAGTAAGGGATTCTTCCTCGTGTCGTTGTTGGTGGAGATGGCTGCCAGTTCGGGCTTAATG GGGGTTCTGGAGGTGATGCGGGCCGGCTCTGACCTCGTCGGCGTGCACAAAGGTCTCGCAAAAGTAACTCAGTCTTTGAAGAAGATGAAGGAAGTCTTCAAAATCATGCACA AACATGTCGACCCAGACGTGTTTCATGGAACATTGAGGATCTTCGTCTCTGG GTGGCGAGACAACCCCATGCTTCCTGGGGGACTGGTCTATGAAGGCGTCAGCAACGAGCCCATTCTGCTGTCAGGGGGAAGCGCCGCTCAGAGCTCAGCCATTCAGTGCTTTGATGCCTTGCTGGGCGTTCACCATGCCGAGGACACAG GCGCCTACCTGACGCGCATGCGCGATTACATGCCTCCCGCCCACCGCCAGCTGATAGAGACGCTCTCTGTCCTCCCGTCTCTGCGGGACTTCATCCTCGCCTGCTCCAGCCCCGATCTGTGCCAGGCCTACAACACCTGCGTGTCGGCGCTGGTGGACCTAAGGAGCTACCACCTGAATACGGTCACTAAATACATCATTGTCCCTGGGAACAGTGCCCGCACCACGGGCTGCCCGCTCAGAGGCGCGGGCGACGCGCTGAAAGCCACGGGGACAGGAGGCACCAACCTCATGAGCTTCCTGAAGAGCGTGCGCAATACCACGCAAAATGTGCTGATCCCTGAGAGGCCATCCATGTTTAGGGAAGTTTAG